Proteins encoded in a region of the Mucilaginibacter sabulilitoris genome:
- a CDS encoding efflux MFS transporter permease — protein MKTPAYFKPWLAEWNLGGIIILFIILLSGVVQFAAFGLSQTYVISYLGAQPEDITFAIQLTYIAIIVILPVQFRFLRRFEIRDYLTINLFIGILLSIICMYTTNIMLFFIIRFFQGVIICISSGSILVLIPGFLKPEYRQAVGPSVFYGTVLSASILIGIVAANVTLNADFKTIYNYIIIFQVIVLILIRLTLNAKSNIKPYPLYQIDWTGVVFFIAGAIAFAYTVIYGSKYYWFTDIRIKLSTLITIAAAIAYLYREAIVKRPHLDISVFKYKKFWIGLILLAIYYGSKESINIIFGYTASILQWSPLQVTMLGLSNIAGLLIFMVISAIILIHYKNTFMYFLIAGFSMLLLYQLWMYFIFTPDLAFDDLIVPLFFQGAASGLLFVPIMVFTLSSIPVTAGVTGLAVAAFTRFTSLLNAGAGFYNLQLYYNQLYKESFLNHLTNIDEQTTERLNSFRQLFLSKGFSTEQAVTAAYASLAKALGTQGQLLTNRATFMFVAIIIAFVLVLVILAFIYQTYMKWKDVQLRN, from the coding sequence ATGAAAACACCTGCTTACTTTAAACCATGGCTGGCAGAATGGAACCTTGGCGGTATCATCATTCTGTTTATTATCCTGCTTTCGGGTGTGGTGCAATTTGCCGCCTTTGGCCTTAGTCAAACCTATGTGATCTCTTACTTGGGTGCCCAGCCCGAGGATATCACTTTCGCTATACAATTAACTTATATAGCTATTATTGTAATCTTGCCGGTACAGTTCAGGTTTTTAAGACGTTTTGAGATCAGGGATTATCTTACCATAAATCTTTTTATCGGAATATTGCTTAGTATAATATGTATGTATACTACCAATATAATGCTGTTTTTTATCATTCGTTTTTTTCAGGGAGTAATAATCTGTATATCCTCTGGCAGTATACTCGTTTTAATTCCGGGTTTTTTAAAACCCGAATATCGGCAGGCCGTAGGTCCCTCTGTTTTTTATGGAACTGTTTTAAGTGCGAGCATATTAATTGGTATCGTAGCTGCCAATGTAACTTTAAACGCCGATTTTAAAACCATCTATAACTATATTATTATATTCCAGGTAATTGTACTGATTCTTATAAGATTAACTTTAAATGCAAAATCGAACATTAAGCCATACCCATTATACCAGATAGACTGGACAGGGGTGGTGTTTTTTATTGCAGGCGCGATAGCTTTTGCTTATACCGTTATTTATGGGTCAAAATACTATTGGTTTACTGATATTCGAATCAAACTTTCAACCCTAATTACAATAGCCGCAGCTATAGCTTACCTGTACCGTGAAGCGATAGTTAAAAGACCCCATCTGGATATTTCGGTTTTTAAATATAAAAAATTTTGGATTGGATTAATACTACTAGCCATATACTATGGCTCAAAGGAAAGTATAAATATCATTTTTGGCTATACCGCATCAATATTACAATGGAGCCCGCTCCAGGTAACCATGTTAGGGTTGAGTAATATAGCCGGTCTGCTCATATTTATGGTTATATCGGCCATTATTCTTATACATTATAAAAATACTTTCATGTATTTCCTAATAGCTGGTTTCAGTATGTTGCTGTTATATCAGTTATGGATGTATTTTATATTCACACCCGACCTTGCCTTTGACGACCTGATAGTGCCCCTTTTTTTCCAGGGAGCCGCATCTGGTCTATTATTTGTGCCTATAATGGTGTTTACTTTAAGTTCAATACCTGTTACCGCCGGAGTAACCGGGCTTGCCGTGGCTGCGTTTACACGGTTTACTTCATTGCTGAATGCCGGTGCAGGTTTTTATAACCTGCAGCTTTATTATAACCAACTTTATAAAGAAAGCTTTTTAAATCATTTGACCAATATTGATGAGCAAACCACTGAACGCTTAAACAGCTTCAGGCAACTGTTTCTTTCAAAGGGCTTTTCGACAGAACAGGCTGTCACAGCTGCCTATGCATCATTAGCAAAAGCCCTTGGCACACAGGGCCAGCTATTAACCAATAGAGCAACCTTTATGTTTGTAGCCATAATAATTGCGTTTGTTTTGGTGCTGGTAATACTTGCATTTATATATCAAACTTATATGAAATGGAAAGATGTTCAATTAAGAAATTGA
- a CDS encoding HlyD family secretion protein — protein sequence MALIVVIVAIAYFVSYFVTQSRYQETNDAQVESYINPISARVGGFIKAVRFNEHQLVKTGDTLIVLDDREYRQRVIEAEAAVDDAYAQLGVLTANIVSAQTNTLVNKDQIAGAKARLTLQQKDIKRYKNLIKEEAITGADLETVQSRYDVSLSDYSASRNNLKTSYAKINELQSRKALLAADLKRKRAELELARINLGYTVIAAPYTGRLGRKTILEGQQIQPGQPLVSIVNEKDKWVTANFKETQVIDMYVGQPVEVRVDAIDDKVYRGEIEAISASTGAKFSLLPPDNATGNFVKIVQRVPVKIRFIDTGITAVKVGMNVLVSVKKKTI from the coding sequence ATGGCTTTAATAGTTGTAATTGTGGCTATTGCCTATTTTGTCAGTTATTTTGTAACCCAGAGCCGATATCAGGAAACTAATGATGCACAGGTAGAATCATACATCAACCCAATATCGGCAAGGGTAGGTGGCTTCATTAAAGCTGTTCGATTTAATGAACACCAGTTAGTAAAAACAGGAGATACGCTGATAGTGCTTGATGACCGGGAATATCGGCAACGGGTAATTGAAGCCGAAGCTGCTGTAGATGACGCCTATGCACAACTTGGTGTGTTAACTGCAAATATAGTATCGGCACAAACTAATACTCTGGTAAATAAAGATCAGATTGCCGGTGCAAAAGCCCGGCTTACGTTACAACAAAAAGACATTAAGCGTTATAAAAACCTGATAAAAGAAGAAGCTATAACTGGTGCCGATCTCGAGACCGTTCAGTCACGTTATGATGTTTCTTTAAGCGACTACAGTGCTAGTCGAAACAATCTTAAAACCAGTTATGCTAAAATAAATGAGCTACAATCGCGAAAGGCCCTTTTAGCTGCTGATTTAAAAAGAAAAAGGGCCGAATTGGAGCTCGCCCGCATCAATTTAGGTTACACAGTTATAGCAGCCCCTTACACCGGCCGTTTGGGTCGTAAAACCATATTAGAGGGCCAGCAAATACAACCCGGACAACCACTGGTATCTATCGTGAACGAAAAAGACAAATGGGTTACTGCTAATTTTAAAGAAACACAGGTAATTGATATGTACGTAGGCCAGCCAGTTGAGGTCAGGGTTGATGCTATTGATGATAAAGTTTACAGGGGCGAAATTGAAGCCATTTCCGCATCAACCGGAGCAAAGTTTTCCTTGCTGCCGCCTGACAATGCCACCGGTAATTTTGTGAAAATTGTTCAGCGGGTGCCTGTTAAAATAAGATTTATCGACACCGGTATAACTGCTGTAAAAGTTGGTATGAATGTTTTGGTATCTGTTAAAAAGAAAACAATATGA